Proteins co-encoded in one Malus domestica chromosome 09, GDT2T_hap1 genomic window:
- the LOC103411116 gene encoding glutaredoxin-C1-like, with protein sequence MHYQTESWGSCMPTRTSMGIEDPLERIERMASESAVVIFSISSCCMCHAIKRLFCGMGVNPTVYELDEDPRGKDLERALMRLLGTSSAVPVVFIGGKLVGAMDRVMASHINGTLVPLLKEAGALWL encoded by the coding sequence ATGCACTACCAGACCGAGTCATGGGGCTCCTGCATGCCCACAAGAACCTCCATGGGCATAGAGGACCCTCTGGAGCGCATAGAGCGGATGGCGTCGGAGAGCGCGGTGGTGATATTCAGTATAAGCAGCTGCTGCATGTGCCACGCCATCAAGCGCCTCTTCTGCGGCATGGGCGTCAACCCCACTGTGTACGAGCTGGACGAGGACCCCAGAGGTAAGGACTTGGAGAGGGCGTTGATGAGGCTGCTGGGGACCTCCTCCGCCGTCCCCGTCGTCTTCATCGGTGGCAAACTCGTCGGCGCAATGGACAGAGTCATGGCCTCTCATATCAACGGCACTCTTGTTCCTCTTCTCAAAGAGGCCGGGGCTCTCTGGCTCTGA